A window of the Brassica oleracea var. oleracea cultivar TO1000 chromosome C1, BOL, whole genome shotgun sequence genome harbors these coding sequences:
- the LOC106307892 gene encoding sufE-like protein 1, chloroplastic/mitochondrial produces MAASMSSSCCLSSLRLIPFKRTFFSSVNRPSKNLIFRPIPSFLRTIVTFQKIPTVIVPPLSASSSSPSSSVDLQPIEELPPKLQEIVKLFQSVQEPKAKYEQLLFYGKNLKPLDSRFKTRENKVEGCVSQVWVRAFFDEERNVVYEADSDSVLTKGLAALLVNGLSGRPVTEILRVTPDFAVLLGLQQSLTPSRNNGFLNMLKLMQKKALSLEVKAEEGSSESTTDEASVVEVVVLDSEPPSVVEVEDTESVSKIVALGSRGMRIREKLEKELTPDELEVEDVSYQHAGHAAVRGSAGDDGETHFNVRVVSDAFQGKSLVKRHRMVYDLLQEELQSGLHALSIAAKTPAEV; encoded by the coding sequence ATGGCAGCATCCATGTCTTCTTCTTGCTGCCTTTCATCCCTCCGTCTAATCCCATTCAAAAGAACCTTCTTCTCCTCCGTTAATCGTCCATCCAAAAACCTAATTTTCCGGCCAATCCCCTCTTTCCTCCGAACGATCGTCACGTTCCAGAAAATACCAACCGTTATCGTCCCTCCCTTATCGGCTTCATCATCATCTCCGTCGAGCTCCGTCGACCTTCAACCGATCGAGGAGCTTCCTCCGAAGCTACAAGAGATCGTCAAGCTATTCCAATCGGTGCAGGAGCCAAAGGCCAAGTACGAGCAGCTCCTCTTCTACGGGAAGAATCTCAAACCGCTCGATTCGAGGTTCAAGACGAGGGAGAATAAAGTGGAAGGATGCGTTTCTCAGGTGTGGGTTAGGGCTTTCTTCGACGAGGAGCGCAACGTCGTCTACGAAGCTGATTCCGATTCGGTTCTCACCAAAGGCTTAGCTGCTTTACTAGTTAACGGCTTATCTGGAAGACCGGTGACGGAGATTCTGAGGGTAACGCCTGATTTCGCGGTTCTTCTCGGTTTGCAGCAGAGTCTGACTCCTTCGAGGAACAACGGGTTTCTCAATATGCTCAAGCTGATGCAGAAGAAGGCTCTGAGTCTTGAAGTGAAAGCAGAGGAGGGTTCTTCAGAGTCAACAACGGATGAAGCAAGTGTTGTGGAGGTGGTGGTTTTAGACTCAGAGCCTCCTAGTGTTGTTGAGGTTGAAGATACCGAGAGTGTGTCAAAGATCGTTGCTTTAGGGAGTAGAGGGATGAGGATAAGAGAGAAGTTGGAGAAGGAGCTGACTCCTGATGAGTTAGAAGTTGAAGATGTGTCTTACCAGCACGCAGGACATGCTGCTGTTAGAGGTAGTGCTGGTGATGATGGGGAAACGCATTTCAATGTGCGAGTTGTTTCCGATGCTTTCCAAGGTAAAAGCTTGGTGAAGAGACATAGGATGGTATATGACTTGCTGCAAGAGGAGTTGCAGAGCGGGTTACATGCTCTCTCTATTGCGGCTAAGACTCCTGCTGAGGTTTGA
- the LOC106307902 gene encoding uncharacterized protein LOC106307902 produces the protein MSNLLPLPPPPPSQPPPETPPWDTPSSVWYTPRTTPWRTPHSTQSTPLNQKTPAVKFNGLDTEPREDRVILRQPRSSRTNPLIWCVAGLCFLFSLVLIFFGIATLIVFLAVKPRTPEFDIPTASLHTIYFDSPVSFNGDLSMMMNFTNPNKKIEVRFEKINIKLFFFNKLIAVQGVQPFSQRKREIRLEPIRLISSLVYLPVNHAVELSRQVQNNKIEYQISGTFKVRAHFGLIHYSYWLHGRCQLQMTGPPTGILISHNCTTKRR, from the coding sequence ATGTCAAATCTACTTCCTTTACCTCCTCCACCGCCGTCTCAACCACCGCCTGAAACGCCGCCATGGGACACACCGTCTTCTGTATGGTATACTCCAAGAACCACGCCGTGGAGAACACCACATAGCACACAGTCCACACCACTTAACCAAAAAACACCGGCAGTTAAATTCAACGGTCTTGATACAGAGCCGAGGGAAGATAGGGTGATTCTCCGGCAGCCACGGAGCAGCAGGACCAATCCGTTGATATGGTGTGTAGCTGGTTTATGTTTTTTGTTCAGCCTTGTGCTTATCTTCTTCGGGATAGCTACTTTGATCGTGTTCCTTGCGGTTAAACCAAGAACCCCTGAATTTGACATCCCAACCGCGAGTCTACACACTATCTACTTCGACTCGCCGGTGAGTTTCAACGGCGATTTATCGATGATGATGAACTTCACCAACCCTAATAAGAAGATAGAAGTGAGGTTTGAGAAGATTAATATAAAGCTCTTCTTCTTCAATAAACTGATTGCGGTGCAAGGGGTCCAGCCGTTTTCGCAGAGAAAACGGGAGATAAGGTTGGAACCAATCCGTTTGATCTCAAGCTTGGTCTACTTGCCTGTAAACCATGCGGTGGAGCTCAGTAGACAGGTGCAGAACAACAAGATAGAATATCAGATTAGTGGTACCTTTAAAGTCAGAGCTCATTTTGGGTTGATTCATTACTCTTACTGGCTGCACGGAAGGTGCCAACTCCAGATGACCGGTCCACCAACCGGAATCCTAATTTCTCATAACTGCACTACAAAGAGACGATGA